The region CAGCGTTTCTCCCGGACGCACGGCCGGATCGGGGGAACCGCCGGGGCCCCCCGGCGGTCGGGTGTCCGGCACGCAAGCGGCGGCGAGCAGAGCGGCGAACAGGACGGTAGGATGGAGTCGCATCCAGCGATTCTACCCGGCTCGGGGGCGTGGAGAGGGGGTCGTTTCGCGGTGTCGGGCCGGGGATGGGGCGCGCGGCGATGGGTGCCCTCCACATCGGCACTTCCGGATGGACCTACGACGACTGGTCGGGCCGCTTCTATCCCGAGGAGGTCCGCGGCACGGACCGGCTCGCCTACTATGCGAGCGTCTTCGACACCGTCGAGATCAACGCCACCTTCTACCGGTTCCCCACGCAGGTGATGATCGACTCTTGGAACCGCCGCCTGCCGGCTCGCTTCCACCTCGTCGTCAAGGGGCACCGGCGGATCACCCATCTCCACAAGCTCGACCCCGCCGGCGACGAGAGCCTTCGCGGCTTCCTCGAGCGCGTCGCCCCCCTGCGCGCGCTGCGCGTCGTGCTGTGGCAGCTCCCGCCATCCCTGCACGCCGATCCGGAGCGCCTCGCGTCGTTTCTCGAACGGCTCGACCGGGCGACCCGCTCCGTCTGGTCGGGACGGCACCGCCTGCGCCACGCGATCGAGTTCCGGCACCGGAGCTGGTGGGAGGACGACCGGATCCCCGGGATCCTGGCCGGACACCGGGCCGCGTTCGTCGCGGTCAGCCATCCAAGGCTCCCGCCGGAGGTGATCCCCACGGCCGACTTTCTCTACGTCCGGTTTCACGGGACCGGGCCGCGGCTGTACGACCACGACTACCCGCGGGAGGAGTTGCGGGCGTGGGCGAAACGGCTCGCCCCTCACCTCGGCCGGCGCGCGCTCTACGCCTTTTTCAACAACGACTGGCACGCCCACGCGCCGAAGAACGCACAGGAGTTCCGGGAGATCCTCGAGAGGATCATCGGTCGGACGGCCAGGCGAGGGACGGCAGGCTCGGCGTCCCGTCCTTCGCGACCGCCTGGACGGCGAACCACCAGTCGTCGCGGGGCAGCGCCACCGTGACCTCGCCCGCCGTCCCCGCATCGCGTTCGATCTCCCAGTCGGGCGAGGCCGTGCGGCGGGCGAGCAGCCGGTAGGAGGCGATCTCCGGGTCCGCCGACGGCCGCCACCGCACCGTGGTCGTCTCCCCGAGATGGCTGGTGTCGATCCGCACCTCCTCGGGAGCCCGCGGCGCGCGCGCGAGCAGAGCCGCTGTTGCCACCGCGATCCGCGTGACCTTCGCCATGTACTCGGGGTCGACGAACTCCGGCAGGTCGCCGTAGCGGCGGCCGTTCTCGACGTGCGGATCCTGGTGCTCGTGGGCGTAGTCCTCCCGCTGCTCGGTGAACCGCACCGCGGCGACACCGCGGCGGAGGAAGGGGAAGTGGTCGCCTCCTCTCCGGATCCGGTCGGCCCGGGCGATCAGTTCGACCTGGAGGTCCGGCACGTAGCG is a window of Acidobacteriota bacterium DNA encoding:
- a CDS encoding DUF72 domain-containing protein, whose translation is MGRAAMGALHIGTSGWTYDDWSGRFYPEEVRGTDRLAYYASVFDTVEINATFYRFPTQVMIDSWNRRLPARFHLVVKGHRRITHLHKLDPAGDESLRGFLERVAPLRALRVVLWQLPPSLHADPERLASFLERLDRATRSVWSGRHRLRHAIEFRHRSWWEDDRIPGILAGHRAAFVAVSHPRLPPEVIPTADFLYVRFHGTGPRLYDHDYPREELRAWAKRLAPHLGRRALYAFFNNDWHAHAPKNAQEFREILERIIGRTARRGTAGSASRPSRPPGRRTTSRRGAAPP